The following coding sequences lie in one Frigoribacterium sp. SL97 genomic window:
- a CDS encoding aldo/keto reductase has product MTVAPSVGLNDGRTLPQLGLGTYGLNGDEGTAQVVQAISSGYRLLDTALNYGNEAAVGAAIRETDVARDDLVVTTKLPGRHHGFDETLASFDESRANLGLDFVDLYLIHWPLPRIDKYVEAFKAFVRLQEDGLVGSVGVSNFTAEHLQRVADETGVVPAVNQIELHPYFPQAELRAVHESMGIVTESWSPLAKQSELLTEARVTDIARAHGKTPTQVVLRWHVQLGAVPVPKSADAGRQRENLDVFDFELTPDEVESISGLERGRLWDGDPLTHEEF; this is encoded by the coding sequence ATGACGGTCGCCCCCTCGGTCGGCCTCAACGACGGGCGCACCCTGCCGCAGCTCGGCCTCGGCACCTACGGGCTGAACGGCGACGAGGGTACGGCGCAGGTCGTCCAGGCGATCTCGTCGGGCTACCGTCTGCTCGACACGGCGCTGAACTACGGCAACGAGGCGGCCGTCGGGGCGGCCATCCGCGAGACCGACGTGGCCCGTGACGACCTGGTCGTCACGACGAAGCTGCCCGGCCGACACCACGGGTTCGACGAGACCCTGGCGAGCTTCGACGAGAGCCGGGCGAACCTCGGCCTCGACTTCGTCGACCTCTACCTGATCCACTGGCCCCTCCCGCGGATCGACAAGTACGTCGAGGCCTTCAAGGCCTTCGTCCGGTTGCAAGAAGACGGCCTCGTCGGCTCGGTCGGCGTCTCGAACTTCACGGCCGAGCACCTGCAGCGCGTCGCCGACGAGACGGGTGTGGTGCCCGCGGTCAACCAGATCGAGCTGCACCCGTACTTCCCCCAGGCCGAGCTGCGTGCCGTGCACGAGAGCATGGGCATCGTCACCGAGAGCTGGAGCCCGCTCGCGAAGCAGAGCGAACTCCTCACGGAGGCGCGGGTCACCGACATCGCGCGGGCCCACGGCAAGACGCCCACGCAGGTCGTCCTGCGCTGGCACGTCCAGCTCGGCGCGGTCCCCGTCCCGAAGTCGGCCGACGCCGGTCGTCAGCGCGAGAACCTCGACGTCTTCGACTTCGAGCTCACGCCCGACGAGGTCGAGTCGATCAGCGGCCTCGAGCGGGGCCGGCTGTGGGACGGCGACCCGCTGACCCACGAGGAGTTCTAG